The Anabrus simplex isolate iqAnaSimp1 chromosome 1, ASM4041472v1, whole genome shotgun sequence genome window below encodes:
- the LOC137497006 gene encoding E3 ubiquitin-protein ligase sina-like isoform X1, whose amino-acid sequence MAIRPTSSFQMLPEKEVSQHPVNEGSGPITIASLFTEGPIEVASSAFSGMQSCKKDPQAELLKCMECPVCYRYMVSVIEECKNGHCICADCRKNMRSCPQCKSVFTGQRNRLAEKMAAIMTFPCQNFDAGCSEMMSGEELIHHYSLCQWRMYNCFVLDCRWVGRSYDILDHFKNKHRANVLTGEANTIIWKNGTKKNCFLMCINEALFICIQEIIEDIFAVIVQFIGPREKASDFQYKLELMSREKEYQAVFKFPVVDDTETAAKIFKSGGGIQLATPFIKTFVDSKNTLVHKLEVTAKE is encoded by the exons TCTTTCCAGATGCTGCCAGAGAAGGAGGTTTCTCAGCATCCTGTGAATGAAGGAAGTGGACCTATCACTATAGCAAGTCTTTTCACT GAAGGACCTATTGAAGTGGCGAGTTCAGCTTTCAGTGGTATGCAGTCATGTAAAAAGGATCCTCAAGCAGAGTTACTGAAGTGTATGGAATGCCCAGTTTGTTACAGGTACATGGTATCAGTCATAGAGGAGTGCAAAAATGGTCATTGCATCTGTGCTGACTGTAGGAAGAATATGAGGTCATGTCCTCAGTGTAAGTCAGTGTTTACAGGACAAAGAAACCGCTTAGCTGAAAAGATGGCTGCCATAATGACTTTCCCATGTCAGAATTTTGATGCAGGCTGTTCAGAAATGATGTCTGGTGAAGAGTTGATACATCATTACTCACTTTGTCAGTGGAGGATGTACAATTGTTTTGTGCTTGATTGTAGGTGGGTTGGGCGTTCTTATGATATCTTAGatcactttaaaaataaacatcgtGCTAATGTGCTAACTGGAGAAGCCAATACTATAATCTGGAAGAATGGAACTAAGAAGAATTGCTTTCTCATGTGTATTAATGAGGCTCTCTTCATATGTATTCAAGAGATAATTGAGGATATCTTTGCTGTCATTGTACAGTTTATTGGGCCCAGGGAGAAAGCTTCTGACTTCCAATATAAATTGGAATTAATGTCAAGAGAGAAAGAATACCAAGCTGTTTTTAAATTCCCTGTCGTTGATGATACCGAGACTGCTGCAAAGATTTTTAAATCTGGTGGTGGCATACAATTAGCAACCCCATTTATTAAAACATTTGTTGATAGTAAGAATACATtggttcataagttagaagttacagcaAAGGAGTAA
- the LOC137497006 gene encoding E3 ubiquitin-protein ligase sina-like isoform X2: MAIRPTSMLPEKEVSQHPVNEGSGPITIASLFTEGPIEVASSAFSGMQSCKKDPQAELLKCMECPVCYRYMVSVIEECKNGHCICADCRKNMRSCPQCKSVFTGQRNRLAEKMAAIMTFPCQNFDAGCSEMMSGEELIHHYSLCQWRMYNCFVLDCRWVGRSYDILDHFKNKHRANVLTGEANTIIWKNGTKKNCFLMCINEALFICIQEIIEDIFAVIVQFIGPREKASDFQYKLELMSREKEYQAVFKFPVVDDTETAAKIFKSGGGIQLATPFIKTFVDSKNTLVHKLEVTAKE, encoded by the exons ATGCTGCCAGAGAAGGAGGTTTCTCAGCATCCTGTGAATGAAGGAAGTGGACCTATCACTATAGCAAGTCTTTTCACT GAAGGACCTATTGAAGTGGCGAGTTCAGCTTTCAGTGGTATGCAGTCATGTAAAAAGGATCCTCAAGCAGAGTTACTGAAGTGTATGGAATGCCCAGTTTGTTACAGGTACATGGTATCAGTCATAGAGGAGTGCAAAAATGGTCATTGCATCTGTGCTGACTGTAGGAAGAATATGAGGTCATGTCCTCAGTGTAAGTCAGTGTTTACAGGACAAAGAAACCGCTTAGCTGAAAAGATGGCTGCCATAATGACTTTCCCATGTCAGAATTTTGATGCAGGCTGTTCAGAAATGATGTCTGGTGAAGAGTTGATACATCATTACTCACTTTGTCAGTGGAGGATGTACAATTGTTTTGTGCTTGATTGTAGGTGGGTTGGGCGTTCTTATGATATCTTAGatcactttaaaaataaacatcgtGCTAATGTGCTAACTGGAGAAGCCAATACTATAATCTGGAAGAATGGAACTAAGAAGAATTGCTTTCTCATGTGTATTAATGAGGCTCTCTTCATATGTATTCAAGAGATAATTGAGGATATCTTTGCTGTCATTGTACAGTTTATTGGGCCCAGGGAGAAAGCTTCTGACTTCCAATATAAATTGGAATTAATGTCAAGAGAGAAAGAATACCAAGCTGTTTTTAAATTCCCTGTCGTTGATGATACCGAGACTGCTGCAAAGATTTTTAAATCTGGTGGTGGCATACAATTAGCAACCCCATTTATTAAAACATTTGTTGATAGTAAGAATACATtggttcataagttagaagttacagcaAAGGAGTAA